A genomic stretch from Amycolatopsis sp. 195334CR includes:
- a CDS encoding RHS repeat-associated core domain-containing protein → MGNPLIAETKDSTTAISGIPILESVNETSKAIESGDWAAGVLGAAGTALDALGMAMDPFGSILAAGVGWLIEHVGPLSDALDALTGNPDEIKAHSETWKNVGTELSSISADLAKMIEEDTASWTGPAGDAYRDRGADTATLISSAQSAAEGASSGIGTAGEVVGAVRSLVRDIIAELVGHLISWALQVLFTLGIGMAWVVPQVISAVAKTAMKIADITEKLVQALKKLAPLLKKLGDSFGDAAKKLKDIKGGKKPDTNTAKGDGTSASNAKGDNNNSGPPTPQPNRNDPPSENRGLDGGGSTSSSGTRGGGGNRSGGNNGNNGGNGNNGNGQPVGPDGRNCKGDPVDVATGEVIIEQVDLTLGDLVLRRTHVSSHRAGRWFGPSWSSTLDQRLEVGGEQIRYFSADGMVLVYPRVGEPAEPVAGPRWTLTPVGEGYTLTTTTETLHFSGSGRTLPLRAIDGALRTEVFYDDLGAPTLLQRADGVRVGLRTRDGRITDLRVLGGESKQDVTVLRYGYNERRHLADVINSSGRPQHFDYDAQGRVTGWQDRNGAWYRYVYDTEGRCVRTVGDGAYLDGSFTYDEGVTTYVDSLGHRTVIEYDDRRRTTAETDPLGGTTRFTWDEYDRLLSRTDPLGRTTNYEHDEQGRPTRVVRPDGSTALLGYTGAALTSVTVPGEDRIWHRHYDSGAPDPLTEPVGTSTGLPLDAADTAPAGVAADHDQFGRPRAIPEVGGGHILLGWTIEGQRASRTGTRQERASWRYDGEGNETEHTDELGRTTRREYGPFGLLTAVVDPAGGRTRYGYDTELRLTSVTDPEGRTWTYGYDPAGRLAEQTDFDGRTRTYRYDAAGQLTHATDAAGEVTEYRYDLLGNLVEVHGPDGVTSYAYDPVGEVVRISTAESTVEFERDGYGRVVRETVDGRTVTFSYEHNTIRRRTPSGVDSDWAFDDLDRPVALSTAGHVVRYRHDEGGRVVAREVDGVSVLRQSFGPGGRLTAQQLDAGQAPVQRRAFEYLADGKLAALQEDVGGRTALTRDAAARIVAISAAHGAEELRYDGAGNLVAWPGSTAISFDHDHFGRRVRRREAHPRGERVWHYEWTGERLTGLRTPEGDRWRYRYDPLGRRIAKQRLRPDGGIAETTSFVWDGATLIEQIRVADGVTESTTWNHLPGTATPVTQLDRGPAGERFHSVITDAVGTPTELVDEHGQLAWHSRRTLWGRELPSSAARASTPLRFPGQYADPESGLHYNVFRYYDPASARYLSQDPLGLTAGPNPFAYVGDPFGDSDVLGLVCTRSSDPDRAPTTPNSTHNPGNTGGSATPPGRPVPPGWKRPLQGPTAEELVNLGRHWNSQVWMKNGSKADTKAYLDSLPPHTKIGLDHHGIKLNHGFQQYDPVVRMDGHKLTSYQGFVDKVTAGPDGGKHAAADLNDWASGRKTFDQLPQHVKDMATITHFAEVGRGYSYDVAKFNDKMGDIAKMNPADAAAEWKKVNDWFPPSLTYKQDTTGTIGNFTP, encoded by the coding sequence ATGGGGAACCCGCTTATTGCCGAGACCAAGGACTCGACAACGGCCATTTCGGGCATTCCGATCCTGGAATCGGTCAACGAGACCAGCAAGGCGATCGAGAGTGGTGACTGGGCGGCCGGGGTGCTGGGCGCGGCCGGGACCGCGCTCGACGCGCTCGGCATGGCGATGGATCCCTTCGGGTCGATCCTCGCCGCCGGGGTCGGCTGGCTGATCGAGCACGTCGGGCCGCTGTCGGACGCCCTCGACGCGCTCACCGGGAATCCCGATGAGATCAAGGCGCATTCGGAGACGTGGAAGAACGTCGGCACCGAGTTGTCCTCCATCAGCGCCGACCTGGCGAAGATGATCGAGGAGGACACCGCCTCCTGGACCGGTCCCGCCGGGGACGCCTATCGCGATCGCGGGGCGGACACGGCCACGCTGATCAGCAGCGCGCAATCGGCCGCCGAAGGTGCCTCCAGCGGTATCGGCACCGCCGGTGAGGTGGTCGGCGCGGTGCGGTCGCTGGTCCGCGACATCATCGCGGAACTGGTCGGGCACCTGATCAGCTGGGCGTTGCAGGTGCTGTTCACCCTGGGCATCGGCATGGCCTGGGTGGTGCCCCAGGTGATCTCCGCGGTGGCCAAGACCGCGATGAAGATCGCCGACATCACCGAGAAGCTGGTCCAGGCACTGAAGAAGCTGGCGCCGCTGCTGAAGAAGCTCGGTGACTCGTTCGGCGACGCGGCGAAGAAGCTCAAGGACATCAAGGGCGGCAAGAAGCCCGACACCAACACCGCCAAGGGCGACGGCACCTCGGCCAGCAACGCCAAGGGCGACAACAACAACTCCGGCCCGCCGACGCCCCAGCCGAACCGCAACGATCCGCCGTCGGAGAACCGCGGCCTGGACGGCGGCGGCTCCACCTCGTCCTCCGGCACCCGGGGTGGCGGCGGCAACCGCTCCGGCGGCAACAACGGCAACAACGGCGGCAACGGGAACAACGGCAACGGCCAGCCGGTGGGCCCCGACGGCCGGAACTGCAAGGGCGACCCGGTCGACGTCGCCACCGGTGAGGTCATCATCGAGCAGGTCGACCTCACCCTGGGCGACCTGGTCCTGCGGCGGACGCACGTCTCCTCCCACCGGGCCGGGCGCTGGTTCGGCCCGTCCTGGTCGTCGACCCTGGACCAGCGGCTGGAGGTCGGCGGCGAGCAGATCCGCTACTTCTCCGCCGACGGCATGGTGCTGGTCTACCCCCGCGTCGGGGAACCGGCCGAACCCGTGGCCGGACCGCGCTGGACGCTGACCCCCGTCGGCGAGGGCTACACGCTCACCACCACCACCGAGACGCTGCACTTCTCCGGTTCCGGGCGCACCCTGCCGCTGCGCGCGATCGACGGCGCCCTGCGCACCGAGGTGTTCTACGACGACCTCGGCGCACCCACCCTGCTCCAGCGGGCGGACGGCGTGCGCGTCGGCCTGCGCACGCGGGACGGGCGCATCACCGACCTGCGGGTGCTCGGCGGGGAGAGCAAGCAGGACGTCACCGTGCTGCGCTACGGCTACAACGAGCGGCGGCACCTGGCCGACGTGATCAACTCCTCCGGCCGCCCGCAGCACTTCGACTACGACGCCCAGGGCCGGGTGACCGGCTGGCAGGACCGCAATGGCGCCTGGTACCGCTACGTCTACGACACCGAGGGCCGCTGCGTCCGCACCGTCGGCGACGGTGCCTACCTCGACGGCTCCTTCACCTACGACGAGGGCGTCACCACCTACGTCGACTCGCTCGGCCACCGCACGGTGATCGAGTACGACGATCGCCGCCGCACCACCGCCGAGACCGATCCGCTCGGCGGCACCACCCGGTTCACCTGGGACGAGTACGACCGGCTCCTCAGCCGGACCGATCCGCTGGGCCGCACCACGAACTACGAACACGACGAGCAGGGCAGGCCCACGCGGGTCGTCCGTCCGGACGGCAGCACCGCCCTGCTCGGTTACACCGGCGCCGCGCTGACCTCGGTGACCGTGCCCGGCGAGGACCGGATCTGGCACCGCCACTACGACTCCGGCGCGCCGGACCCGCTGACCGAGCCGGTCGGCACCTCGACCGGCCTGCCGCTGGACGCGGCGGACACCGCACCGGCCGGGGTCGCCGCCGACCACGACCAGTTCGGCAGGCCGCGGGCGATCCCGGAGGTCGGCGGCGGGCACATCCTGCTCGGCTGGACCATCGAGGGGCAGCGCGCGTCCCGCACCGGCACCCGGCAGGAACGCGCCAGCTGGCGGTACGACGGCGAGGGCAACGAAACCGAGCACACCGACGAACTCGGCCGCACCACGCGCCGCGAGTACGGCCCGTTCGGCCTGCTCACCGCCGTCGTCGACCCGGCGGGCGGGCGGACCCGCTACGGCTACGACACCGAGCTGCGGCTGACCTCGGTCACTGACCCGGAGGGCCGCACCTGGACCTACGGGTACGACCCCGCGGGCAGGCTCGCCGAGCAGACGGACTTCGACGGCCGCACCCGCACCTACCGCTACGACGCCGCCGGTCAGCTCACGCACGCCACCGACGCCGCCGGTGAGGTCACCGAGTACCGCTACGACCTGCTGGGCAACCTCGTCGAGGTGCACGGCCCCGACGGCGTCACCAGCTACGCCTACGACCCGGTCGGTGAGGTCGTCCGGATCTCCACCGCCGAGTCCACAGTGGAGTTCGAGCGCGACGGGTACGGCCGCGTGGTCCGGGAAACCGTGGACGGACGCACGGTCACCTTCTCCTACGAGCACAACACGATCCGCCGCCGCACACCGTCCGGTGTGGACAGTGATTGGGCCTTCGACGATCTCGACCGGCCGGTCGCGCTGAGCACCGCCGGGCACGTGGTCCGGTACCGCCACGACGAAGGCGGCCGCGTGGTGGCCCGTGAGGTCGACGGGGTGAGCGTGCTGCGGCAGTCGTTCGGCCCCGGCGGGCGGCTCACCGCGCAGCAGCTGGACGCGGGCCAGGCGCCGGTCCAGCGGCGTGCGTTCGAGTACCTCGCCGACGGCAAGCTGGCCGCGTTGCAGGAGGACGTCGGCGGCCGCACCGCCCTGACCAGGGACGCCGCCGCGCGCATCGTGGCGATCTCCGCGGCGCACGGCGCGGAGGAACTGCGCTACGACGGCGCGGGCAACCTGGTCGCGTGGCCCGGCAGCACCGCGATCTCCTTCGACCACGACCACTTCGGCCGCCGCGTCCGCCGTCGTGAAGCACATCCGCGGGGGGAGCGGGTGTGGCACTACGAGTGGACCGGCGAGCGGCTCACCGGACTGCGGACGCCGGAGGGCGACCGGTGGCGGTACCGCTACGACCCGCTCGGCAGGCGGATCGCCAAGCAGCGCCTGCGGCCGGACGGCGGGATCGCCGAGACCACCTCGTTCGTCTGGGACGGCGCCACGCTGATCGAGCAGATCCGGGTCGCCGACGGGGTCACCGAGAGCACCACCTGGAACCACCTGCCCGGTACGGCGACCCCGGTCACCCAGCTGGACCGCGGCCCGGCGGGGGAGCGGTTCCACTCCGTGATCACCGACGCGGTCGGCACGCCGACCGAGCTGGTCGACGAGCACGGGCAGCTCGCCTGGCACAGCCGCCGGACGCTGTGGGGCCGCGAACTGCCGTCGTCGGCGGCGCGGGCGAGCACCCCGCTGCGCTTCCCCGGCCAGTACGCCGATCCCGAATCCGGCCTGCACTACAACGTCTTCCGCTACTACGACCCGGCCTCGGCGCGGTACCTCAGCCAGGACCCGCTTGGCCTGACCGCCGGGCCGAACCCGTTCGCCTACGTCGGTGACCCGTTCGGGGACAGCGACGTGCTCGGCCTGGTGTGCACCCGCAGCAGTGATCCGGACCGCGCCCCGACCACCCCGAACTCGACGCACAACCCGGGCAACACCGGTGGCAGCGCGACCCCGCCCGGCCGGCCGGTGCCGCCGGGCTGGAAGCGGCCGCTCCAGGGCCCGACCGCCGAGGAGCTGGTCAACCTCGGCAGGCACTGGAACTCCCAGGTCTGGATGAAGAACGGGTCGAAGGCCGACACCAAGGCCTACCTGGACAGCCTGCCGCCGCACACGAAGATCGGGCTGGACCACCACGGCATCAAGCTGAACCACGGGTTCCAGCAGTACGACCCGGTGGTCCGGATGGACGGGCACAAGCTCACCAGCTACCAGGGCTTCGTCGACAAGGTCACCGCCGGCCCGGACGGCGGCAAGCACGCCGCGGCCGACCTGAACGACTGGGCCAGCGGCCGCAAGACCTTCGACCAGCTGCCGCAGCACGTCAAGGACATGGCCACGATCACCCACTTCGCCGAGGTCGGCCGGGGTTATTCGTACGACGTGGCCAAGTTCAACGACAAGATGGGCGACATCGCGAAGATGAACCCGGCCGACGCCGCGGCGGAGTGGAAGAAGGTCAACGACTGGTTCCCGCCGAGCCTGACCTACAAGCAGGACACCACCGGGACGATCGGCAACTTCACGCCGTAG
- a CDS encoding DUF427 domain-containing protein codes for MTEQVEPAPRRVRAFLHGRLAFDTTNALYVWEWPYYPQYYIPLADVAAGVLDALGPETARVHDEGAVAGHVRFGFAALDAWFEEDERIFVHPRNPYTRVDALRSTRHVRIELDGVRLAESSSPVLVFETGLPTRYYFNRTEVDFRHLVPSATVTECPYKGTTSGYWSIRIGADLHEDLVWAYDFPTPGLMPIRGMLCFYNEKVDTFVDGEEIARPSTHFFTK; via the coding sequence ATGACGGAGCAAGTGGAACCGGCACCCCGCCGGGTCAGGGCGTTCCTGCACGGGCGCCTCGCCTTCGACACGACGAATGCGCTCTATGTCTGGGAATGGCCGTATTACCCGCAGTACTACATCCCGCTGGCGGACGTCGCCGCCGGTGTGCTCGACGCACTCGGCCCCGAAACGGCCCGTGTCCACGACGAGGGCGCCGTCGCAGGTCACGTCCGGTTCGGCTTCGCCGCGCTCGACGCCTGGTTCGAGGAGGACGAGCGAATCTTCGTCCACCCGCGCAATCCGTACACCCGCGTGGACGCGTTGCGCTCCACCCGTCACGTCCGGATCGAGCTGGACGGCGTGCGGCTGGCGGAATCCTCGTCCCCGGTGCTGGTGTTCGAGACGGGACTGCCCACCCGCTACTACTTCAACCGCACCGAAGTGGATTTCCGCCACCTCGTGCCCTCGGCCACCGTCACCGAATGCCCGTACAAGGGCACGACCTCCGGTTACTGGTCCATCCGGATCGGCGCCGACCTGCACGAGGATCTGGTGTGGGCGTACGACTTCCCCACGCCCGGGCTGATGCCGATTCGCGGCATGCTGTGCTTCTACAACGAAAAGGTGGACACCTTCGTCGACGGCGAGGAGATCGCTCGCCCCAGCACCCATTTCTTCACGAAGTAA
- a CDS encoding tetratricopeptide repeat protein codes for MSSPQERLVAQLARIKELSGLSLRALATKAGLSSSSLSRYLTGRLVPPWEAVVALCRVVARDPRPLRPLWAEATKAGAAPPPRRNDLPADLFDFTGREAEAAQVEELLRTAGAVAIDGMGGVGKTSLAVHVGHRLASAYPDGGLYLDLHGFTPGQEPLDPRTALGRLLAALEVTQPPAGTADRAALWRSELSRRRALVVLDNAVDAEQVRPLLPGAGKSAVLITSRHRLISLDGVPPVSLAPLADGDAAHLFGRAAGLTAAEEDAVGQVLAQCGGLPLALRMAGARLRHRPGWTVAVLAERLRDNAGRFDAVFGMSVQQLDGTQRRVFRLLGVLPGEDFDAAVAGALAGLRPAEVNDVLEELVDAHLVQELSPGRYRMHDLLRRYAADLAAEEDTADAALRRVLAHYLAQAVAHDETLPSPHRPRPSPGDPARAMAWFDLEYPNLIAAFDAAVRLRVDEVVAELPRALRVWFFRHRGTDDQARLLETAAAAAGRLGRDQERASLLSDLGFTRAAAGRLSDALAAYEQAERSEPNDHLAAGLALRIGFARRDLGDLVAARTQFRRARELFEKLGQAGGQAQALAFDGWVTLRLGEPGEAIELARASVALADGPARITGLVTLGVALAPDDPAEALRSLHEALHLAEQHDLTHNQAWCHNYLGVALRLTGSPEEGLDHHRRALELLEPLDEAQLEIDCLHAYAETCRVAGRHDEAIALLDRTIALAGKLDRPHDEKLARQAREAITS; via the coding sequence GTGTCCAGCCCCCAGGAGCGACTGGTCGCCCAGCTCGCCAGGATCAAGGAGCTGAGCGGCCTCAGCCTGCGCGCCCTCGCCACGAAGGCGGGGTTGAGCAGTTCGTCGCTCTCGCGGTACCTGACCGGCAGGCTCGTGCCGCCGTGGGAGGCCGTCGTGGCGTTGTGCCGGGTCGTCGCCCGCGACCCGCGGCCGCTGCGCCCGCTGTGGGCGGAGGCCACCAAGGCCGGCGCGGCACCGCCACCACGCCGCAACGACCTGCCCGCCGACCTGTTCGACTTCACCGGCCGGGAGGCGGAGGCCGCGCAGGTCGAGGAGTTGCTGCGGACGGCGGGCGCGGTCGCGATCGATGGCATGGGCGGCGTGGGCAAAACGAGCCTCGCGGTGCACGTGGGCCACCGGCTCGCCTCGGCGTACCCGGACGGCGGGCTCTACCTCGACCTGCATGGCTTCACCCCGGGCCAGGAACCGCTGGACCCGCGCACCGCGCTGGGCAGGCTGCTGGCCGCGCTCGAGGTCACGCAGCCGCCGGCCGGCACCGCCGATCGCGCGGCGCTCTGGCGTTCGGAACTGTCCCGGCGGCGGGCGCTCGTGGTGCTGGACAACGCGGTCGACGCCGAGCAGGTGCGGCCGCTGCTGCCGGGCGCGGGCAAGTCCGCGGTCCTGATCACCAGCCGCCACCGGCTGATCAGTCTGGACGGGGTGCCGCCGGTCTCGCTGGCGCCGCTGGCGGACGGCGACGCCGCGCACCTGTTCGGCCGGGCCGCCGGGCTGACCGCCGCCGAGGAGGACGCCGTCGGCCAGGTGCTGGCGCAGTGCGGCGGGCTCCCGCTGGCCCTGCGGATGGCGGGGGCCCGGCTGCGCCACCGTCCGGGTTGGACGGTCGCGGTGCTCGCCGAACGCCTGCGGGACAACGCCGGGCGCTTCGACGCGGTGTTCGGCATGTCGGTGCAGCAACTGGACGGCACCCAGCGGCGGGTGTTCCGGCTGCTGGGCGTGCTGCCCGGGGAGGACTTCGACGCGGCCGTGGCCGGTGCGCTCGCCGGTCTGCGCCCGGCGGAGGTGAACGACGTGCTGGAGGAACTGGTCGACGCCCACCTGGTCCAGGAACTGTCCCCGGGCCGCTACCGGATGCACGACCTGCTCCGGCGCTACGCGGCGGACCTCGCCGCCGAAGAGGACACAGCGGACGCCGCCCTGCGCCGGGTGCTGGCGCACTACCTCGCCCAGGCCGTCGCGCACGACGAGACGTTGCCGTCACCGCACCGCCCGCGGCCTTCGCCGGGCGATCCGGCACGGGCGATGGCGTGGTTCGACCTCGAATACCCGAACCTGATCGCCGCCTTCGACGCCGCCGTCCGGCTCCGTGTGGACGAGGTGGTGGCCGAACTGCCGCGGGCCCTGCGGGTCTGGTTCTTCCGGCACCGCGGCACCGACGACCAGGCCCGGCTGCTCGAAACCGCCGCGGCCGCCGCCGGACGGCTCGGGCGCGACCAGGAACGCGCGTCGCTGCTGTCGGACCTGGGCTTCACCCGTGCCGCCGCCGGGCGGTTGTCCGACGCACTGGCCGCCTACGAGCAGGCCGAACGGTCCGAACCCAACGACCACCTCGCCGCCGGTCTGGCGCTGCGCATCGGTTTCGCACGGCGCGATCTCGGCGACCTCGTGGCCGCGCGGACACAGTTCCGCCGGGCCCGCGAGCTGTTCGAGAAGCTCGGGCAGGCGGGCGGGCAAGCCCAGGCGCTGGCCTTCGACGGCTGGGTGACCCTCCGCCTCGGCGAACCCGGCGAGGCCATCGAACTCGCCAGGGCGTCGGTGGCGCTGGCCGACGGGCCCGCGCGGATCACCGGGCTGGTCACGCTCGGCGTCGCGCTCGCCCCGGACGATCCGGCGGAGGCATTGCGCAGCCTGCACGAGGCGCTGCACCTCGCCGAACAGCACGACCTGACGCACAACCAGGCGTGGTGCCACAACTACCTCGGCGTCGCGCTGCGCCTCACGGGCTCACCCGAGGAAGGCCTCGACCACCACCGGCGGGCGCTGGAACTGCTGGAACCACTGGACGAAGCGCAGCTGGAGATCGACTGCCTGCACGCCTACGCCGAAACCTGCCGCGTCGCCGGCCGTCACGACGAGGCGATCGCCTTGCTCGACCGCACCATCGCCCTCGCCGGGAAACTCGACCGGCCGCACGACGAAAAGCTCGCCCGGCAGGCACGGGAAGCCATTACTTCGTGA
- a CDS encoding carboxymuconolactone decarboxylase family protein: MATERMPNPAMLVPEAMEALMAVNRAITGAGVDGGLLALSHLRASQVNGCGPCVAGGVHQARQHGLTDEQVHAVAAWRETPWFSDEQRAALALTEAVTRLADRPDPVPDHVWDLAAKHFDQKELAALLLNIAITNAFNRLNAPTRQQAGQW; encoded by the coding sequence ATGGCCACCGAGCGCATGCCGAACCCCGCGATGCTGGTTCCCGAGGCGATGGAAGCCCTGATGGCGGTCAACCGGGCCATCACCGGGGCCGGCGTGGACGGCGGGCTGCTGGCGCTGAGCCACCTGCGGGCCAGCCAGGTCAACGGCTGCGGCCCGTGCGTGGCGGGCGGGGTCCACCAGGCACGGCAGCACGGGCTCACCGACGAGCAGGTGCACGCGGTGGCCGCGTGGCGCGAAACCCCGTGGTTCAGCGACGAGCAGCGCGCCGCGCTGGCGCTGACCGAGGCCGTGACGCGGCTCGCCGACCGGCCGGACCCCGTCCCAGACCACGTCTGGGACCTCGCGGCCAAGCACTTCGACCAGAAGGAACTCGCCGCGCTGCTGCTGAACATCGCCATCACCAACGCCTTCAACCGGCTCAACGCGCCGACCCGCCAGCAGGCCGGTCAGTGGTGA
- a CDS encoding iron chaperone: MTSKTEKYDGFTTEERDAMKERAKELKTRARRGAKADTEPEVLAKIAGLADADRVIAERLHQVIKANAPGLTPKLWYGMPAYARDGKVVCHFQPASKFKTRYAMLGFSDQANLDDGDLWATWFALAELTPAVEAKLAKLLKRAVS, encoded by the coding sequence ATGACCAGCAAGACCGAGAAGTACGACGGCTTCACCACCGAAGAGCGCGACGCGATGAAGGAGCGCGCCAAGGAGCTGAAGACCCGCGCCCGCCGCGGCGCGAAGGCCGACACCGAGCCGGAGGTGCTCGCGAAGATCGCGGGCCTGGCCGACGCCGACCGGGTGATCGCCGAGCGGCTGCACCAGGTGATCAAGGCCAACGCGCCGGGCCTGACCCCGAAGCTGTGGTACGGCATGCCCGCCTACGCCAGGGACGGCAAGGTGGTCTGCCACTTCCAGCCCGCGTCGAAGTTCAAGACGCGTTACGCCATGCTCGGCTTCAGCGACCAGGCGAACCTCGACGACGGCGACCTGTGGGCCACCTGGTTCGCGCTGGCCGAGCTGACCCCGGCGGTCGAGGCGAAGCTCGCCAAGCTACTCAAGCGAGCGGTGAGCTGA
- a CDS encoding LysR family transcriptional regulator: MITAERLRVLVEVAHAGSIATAARRMGFTPSALSQQLARLEREVGCALLDRRPTGAALTEAGRLLVAHGEAITGELRAAELAIAELRELPATDLSIGAFATAGQVLVPPALRAFRHAHPRTRLRLTDLEPPDGYDLVLSGELDLLITHRYPGVRLPPSRGLARRPLLADRLRLVLPADHPLATARRPKFEDFAEDDWISGDDAAPSRVCFESLVTETGVAPRVAYETRDYAVILALVRAGLGVSFVPDTLLAGAGRDGLVVRDLTGRRPVREIHTVHRDRPPSHVLTMVSLLAESAARSAHRSLE, encoded by the coding sequence GTGATCACCGCCGAACGGCTGCGCGTGCTGGTCGAGGTCGCGCACGCCGGATCCATCGCCACCGCCGCCCGGCGGATGGGGTTCACCCCGTCCGCGTTGTCGCAGCAGCTCGCCCGGCTGGAGCGCGAGGTCGGCTGCGCGCTGCTGGACCGGCGGCCCACCGGCGCGGCCCTGACCGAGGCGGGACGGCTGCTGGTCGCGCACGGCGAGGCGATCACCGGTGAACTGCGGGCCGCCGAGCTGGCCATCGCGGAACTGCGCGAGCTCCCGGCCACCGACCTGAGCATCGGCGCGTTCGCCACCGCCGGGCAGGTACTGGTCCCGCCCGCGCTCCGCGCCTTCCGCCACGCCCACCCGCGGACCCGCCTGCGCCTGACCGACCTCGAACCGCCGGACGGCTACGACCTGGTGCTCTCCGGTGAGCTCGACCTGCTGATCACCCACCGCTATCCCGGCGTCCGGCTGCCCCCGTCCCGCGGTCTGGCGCGGCGCCCGCTGCTGGCCGACCGCCTCCGCCTCGTGCTGCCCGCCGACCACCCGCTGGCGACCGCGCGGCGCCCGAAGTTCGAGGACTTCGCCGAGGACGACTGGATCTCCGGTGACGACGCCGCGCCGAGCCGCGTGTGCTTCGAAAGCCTGGTCACCGAGACCGGCGTGGCACCCCGGGTGGCCTACGAGACCCGGGACTACGCGGTGATCCTCGCGCTCGTGCGGGCCGGGCTCGGCGTGTCGTTCGTCCCGGACACGCTGCTCGCCGGAGCCGGCCGGGACGGGCTGGTGGTCCGCGACCTGACCGGCAGGCGGCCGGTGCGCGAGATCCACACCGTGCACCGCGACCGCCCGCCGTCCCACGTGCTGACCATGGTGTCCCTGCTCGCCGAGAGCGCGGCCAGGTCAGCTCACCGCTCGCTTGAGTAG